The Anabaena sp. WA102 genome contains a region encoding:
- a CDS encoding M16 family metallopeptidase gives MSFFSIAQRHRFSLFILGIWVIAAFIFHQDAAFSGDKADFSPRLHNFDSEKSHKTLVAKETPNLAITANVRKTVLDNGLTVLTKEVHNAPVVTVQVWYKFGSGQEASGVNGIAHQLEHLMFKGTSNRPIQFGRLFTALGSDSNAFTSYDQTAYYNTAERDKLTALLTLEADRMKNSLIDPQQLASEKRVVISELQGYENSPAYRLNRAVMMSVFPDHPYRLPIGGTKADVEKFTVAQVREYYQKFYSPDNAVLVIAGDFDTSQTLKKVETVFGKIPKRQYSPHKLIIPSPAATPTPVIKLQEPGGNPLLQIIYPLPRINQPDIPALEVMDYILTAGKNSYLYQELVESGLAHDVSANVASLRAGGWYEILVTSVGTQNLTKLDAAVIKALDKLVKISVTKEQVERAKTQLTASVILNNRDITNQAMQLGNDQITTDNYQYTENHLVNIRKVQVSDVINVINKYLQPEARKVGFFEPTKQVATIQSSSYSTPTQENFGTDIAVVPAEVQQYLPPLDILTKAEKRQIPQQLQFANGLRILLLPDKTTPTVTLSGNIKAGTEFESDNQGGLASLVAVNLMNGTKNQDMRTIAKGLEAKGANLNFEAYREGVQIKGSSLAVDLPILLGTLTDVIRNSTFPEKEFVLARQQALTSLDSDLDDADKVANRTFVQSIYPKKHPLHTFPTAESISKIQRRDVIAFKAQHYRPDTTVLAIVGDFDVNKVRSLIQAKLGDWQVQGKPPTVKYPNVGMPKNMINVNPVVPGKPQAITYMGYTGINRQDKRFYAAMILNQILGGDTLSSRLGVEVRDRQGLTYGIYSNFITGKNVGTFLIEMQTSPEDAPKAISSTRNLLKQVHQQGVTPIEVETAKRNLISNYNISLANPEQLSQKMVMNEVYGLNQEELRSYISKIEQVSLNQVNQAARELLHPDKIVVVTAGPPILAHKKIK, from the coding sequence ATGTCTTTTTTCTCTATCGCACAACGACATCGCTTTTCCTTATTTATCTTGGGTATCTGGGTAATAGCAGCTTTTATCTTCCATCAAGATGCTGCTTTTAGCGGAGACAAGGCGGATTTTTCTCCCCGTCTCCACAACTTCGACTCAGAAAAATCTCATAAAACACTAGTCGCTAAGGAAACACCAAATCTCGCTATTACAGCAAATGTTCGGAAAACAGTCCTTGATAATGGGTTAACTGTTCTCACTAAAGAGGTTCATAATGCTCCTGTAGTCACAGTGCAGGTATGGTACAAGTTTGGCTCAGGACAAGAAGCATCTGGGGTAAATGGTATTGCCCACCAACTAGAGCATCTTATGTTTAAAGGTACTAGCAATCGTCCCATTCAATTTGGGCGGTTATTTACTGCTTTAGGCAGTGATTCTAATGCTTTTACCAGTTATGACCAAACTGCATATTACAACACGGCAGAACGGGATAAACTCACCGCTCTGTTGACATTAGAAGCTGATAGGATGAAAAACTCACTAATAGATCCTCAACAGTTAGCTAGTGAGAAGCGAGTAGTTATTTCTGAATTACAAGGTTATGAAAATAGCCCAGCATATAGGCTGAATCGCGCTGTGATGATGTCGGTTTTCCCAGATCATCCCTATAGATTACCCATTGGTGGAACTAAGGCGGATGTGGAAAAATTCACAGTTGCTCAAGTGCGGGAATATTACCAAAAATTCTATAGTCCTGACAATGCTGTTTTGGTAATTGCGGGAGATTTTGACACCTCACAAACTTTGAAAAAGGTAGAAACTGTTTTTGGTAAAATCCCTAAACGTCAATATTCACCCCATAAGCTCATAATTCCATCCCCAGCCGCTACTCCTACACCTGTGATTAAGTTACAAGAACCGGGGGGAAATCCATTACTACAAATAATTTACCCACTTCCTCGAATTAATCAACCAGATATCCCCGCACTGGAAGTCATGGATTATATTTTGACTGCGGGTAAAAATTCTTACTTGTATCAGGAGTTAGTTGAATCAGGTTTAGCTCATGATGTTTCGGCAAATGTCGCTAGTTTACGCGCGGGTGGTTGGTATGAAATATTAGTGACATCTGTGGGAACTCAGAATTTAACTAAACTTGATGCGGCGGTAATCAAGGCTCTGGATAAACTTGTTAAAATCAGTGTGACAAAGGAACAAGTAGAACGAGCAAAAACCCAATTAACGGCTTCAGTAATTTTAAATAACCGTGATATTACCAATCAAGCTATGCAGTTGGGTAATGATCAAATCACGACCGATAATTACCAGTATACCGAAAATCACTTAGTAAATATTCGTAAGGTTCAAGTTTCTGATGTGATTAATGTCATCAATAAATACTTGCAACCAGAAGCACGGAAAGTGGGATTTTTTGAACCGACTAAACAAGTAGCAACAATTCAAAGTTCATCTTATTCAACACCAACACAAGAGAATTTTGGTACTGATATAGCTGTAGTTCCTGCGGAGGTTCAGCAGTATTTACCACCTTTAGACATATTAACCAAAGCTGAGAAAAGACAAATACCCCAGCAATTACAATTTGCTAATGGGTTACGCATACTACTGTTACCAGATAAAACTACGCCGACAGTTACTTTAAGCGGCAATATTAAAGCGGGAACAGAATTTGAGTCCGACAATCAGGGAGGATTAGCTTCTTTAGTGGCAGTAAATCTGATGAATGGCACTAAAAATCAAGATATGCGGACTATTGCCAAAGGATTAGAGGCAAAGGGCGCAAATTTGAATTTTGAAGCTTATCGTGAAGGTGTGCAGATTAAAGGTAGTAGTTTAGCGGTGGATTTACCTATTTTGCTGGGGACTTTGACGGATGTAATTAGAAATAGTACATTTCCTGAAAAAGAGTTTGTTCTTGCGCGTCAACAAGCTTTAACTTCCTTAGATTCAGATTTAGATGATGCCGATAAGGTTGCAAATCGGACCTTTGTGCAGTCCATTTATCCGAAAAAACATCCATTACATACCTTTCCGACTGCGGAGAGTATTAGCAAAATTCAACGTCGAGATGTGATAGCTTTTAAAGCGCAACATTATCGTCCTGATACTACAGTTTTAGCAATTGTCGGTGATTTTGATGTTAACAAAGTGCGATCGCTCATTCAAGCAAAATTAGGAGATTGGCAAGTTCAAGGCAAACCACCAACGGTAAAATATCCCAATGTAGGGATGCCGAAAAATATGATTAACGTTAATCCTGTTGTTCCTGGTAAACCCCAAGCGATAACTTACATGGGTTATACTGGCATTAATCGTCAAGATAAACGATTTTATGCAGCGATGATCTTGAATCAAATTCTCGGAGGGGATACATTATCGAGTAGACTAGGGGTAGAAGTGCGCGATCGCCAAGGTTTAACCTACGGAATTTATAGCAATTTCATCACAGGTAAAAATGTTGGTACATTTCTCATTGAAATGCAAACCAGTCCAGAAGACGCACCCAAAGCAATTTCCAGTACCCGCAACCTCCTCAAACAAGTTCATCAACAAGGTGTTACCCCTATTGAAGTAGAAACAGCCAAACGCAATTTAATCAGCAATTATAATATTTCCTTAGCCAATCCCGAACAATTAAGCCAAAAAATGGTAATGAATGAAGTTTACGGCTTAAATCAGGAAGAATTGCGATCATATATCAGCAAAATAGAGCAAGTCAGCCTCAATCAAGTCAATCAAGCTGCTCGTGAATTACTTCATCCTGATAAAATTGTAGTTGTCACAGCAGGTCCACCAATTCTTGCCCATAAAAAGATTAAATAA
- a CDS encoding cupredoxin domain-containing protein produces MSNFLIQVYYNLPRIICIFSLLISLVIMGVSPATAENLSNNLLKQPAIEITVNLGNSSNELKFEPNHLELISGKRYNLKLSNPSSQKHYFTAKDFADAIWTQKVEAGNVEIKGNIHELELKPGAEAEWVFVPMKPGKYTLRCTIAGHTEAGMKGEIIIK; encoded by the coding sequence ATGAGTAACTTCTTAATTCAGGTCTACTACAATCTACCTCGAATCATCTGTATATTTTCCCTGCTAATCAGTCTGGTAATCATGGGTGTATCTCCAGCAACAGCAGAAAACCTATCTAATAATTTACTAAAACAACCAGCTATAGAAATTACAGTTAACTTGGGTAATTCTAGTAATGAATTAAAATTTGAGCCAAATCACTTAGAATTGATCTCAGGTAAACGTTACAATCTCAAATTAAGTAATCCTAGCTCACAAAAACACTATTTTACAGCCAAAGACTTTGCCGATGCAATTTGGACGCAAAAAGTCGAAGCCGGAAATGTAGAAATTAAAGGTAATATTCACGAATTAGAACTTAAACCCGGCGCAGAGGCAGAATGGGTATTTGTACCTATGAAACCAGGTAAATACACTTTACGATGTACTATTGCTGGACACACAGAAGCAGGCATGAAAGGAGAAATTATCATTAAGTAA
- a CDS encoding gamma carbonic anhydrase family protein, with protein MSISSVWKSPEFSQAAFVAANAIIIGSVTIAAKASIWYGSVVRGDVERIEIGECTNIQDGAILHGDPGVPTILEDHVTVGHRAVVHSAHIERGCLIGIGAIVLNGVRVGTGSIIGAGAVVTKNVPPGSLVMGIPGKVVRQLTDTEITELIEHAEKYHQLALLHAANG; from the coding sequence GTGTCTATCTCTTCCGTCTGGAAATCTCCAGAATTTTCTCAAGCTGCTTTTGTGGCAGCAAATGCCATCATTATTGGTTCTGTCACCATAGCAGCCAAAGCCAGCATTTGGTATGGATCTGTGGTGAGAGGTGATGTAGAACGCATTGAAATTGGCGAATGTACAAATATTCAAGACGGGGCAATTCTTCATGGTGATCCCGGTGTCCCCACAATCTTAGAAGATCATGTCACTGTCGGTCATCGCGCTGTGGTACATTCTGCTCACATTGAGCGTGGTTGTTTAATTGGTATTGGGGCAATAGTCTTAAATGGCGTAAGAGTCGGCACAGGTAGCATTATCGGCGCAGGTGCAGTAGTCACCAAAAATGTACCCCCCGGTTCTCTAGTCATGGGTATTCCCGGTAAAGTAGTCCGTCAACTCACAGACACTGAAATCACCGAACTCATCGAACACGCCGAAAAATACCACCAATTAGCCCTTCTTCACGCTGCTAATGGGTAA
- a CDS encoding TIGR02652 family protein, with the protein MINPGFQYPIFGPEIQCPHCRQTISALTLTDTYLCPRHGAFEAEPKTGELVHLQSGRHWRRWDGEWYRQHTHPDGIRFEIHEALDKLYTQGYRATRIIVANRYQELMSGYLERSTPWRSGQGEVATGARLYGLPVEFSPDSAAEPCWEVINFDLDKEPGVPVRYPYFRLFE; encoded by the coding sequence ATGATAAATCCAGGCTTTCAGTACCCGATATTTGGCCCTGAAATACAGTGTCCTCACTGTCGCCAAACGATTTCGGCATTGACATTGACGGATACTTATTTATGTCCTCGTCATGGCGCATTTGAAGCTGAACCCAAAACTGGGGAGTTAGTTCATTTACAGTCTGGTCGTCATTGGCGCAGATGGGATGGAGAATGGTATCGTCAACATACTCATCCTGATGGGATTCGCTTTGAAATTCATGAAGCTTTGGACAAGCTTTATACTCAAGGTTATCGAGCTACGAGGATTATTGTTGCTAACCGTTATCAGGAGTTGATGAGTGGCTATTTAGAACGGAGTACACCTTGGCGTTCTGGACAAGGGGAAGTTGCTACGGGGGCGCGATTATATGGCTTACCTGTAGAGTTTAGCCCCGATTCCGCTGCTGAACCTTGCTGGGAAGTAATTAACTTTGATTTGGATAAAGAACCTGGTGTGCCGGTGCGTTACCCATATTTTCGGTTGTTTGAGTAG
- a CDS encoding bifunctional folylpolyglutamate synthase/dihydrofolate synthase produces the protein MNVDSLLQPFQHFGVNLGLSRIVNLLATLGNPHHQVPIIHVAGTNGKGSVCAYLSAVLTEAGYKTGRYTSPHLIDWTERICINEYPIDSNNLCELILQVQAAINPEEESPTQFEVITAAAWLYFAQQKVDIAVIEVGLGGRLDATNVCNNPLVTVITSISREHWQQLGPTVAHIAREKAGIIKPGCPVVVGSLPEAAENVVKSRILELECPIFTPQPSDQINQNWAEYQKISSPETIKYPLPLQGKIQLHNSALALAALEILQTQNWQISEKAMINGMAKTKWPGRMQWTTWKSHKLLIDGAHNPASATVLRDYVDTLNIKNITWVMGMLATKDHGEIFQELLKAGDKLYLVPVPDSNSADLTALTKLATSICPDLKFCHIYQDVFSALETAFSATDNQVVLCGSLYLIGHFLASLSDSALSDKINHPENPDL, from the coding sequence ATGAACGTAGATTCCCTGCTTCAACCCTTTCAGCATTTTGGTGTGAATTTGGGATTGTCTCGGATTGTCAACTTACTGGCAACCTTGGGAAATCCCCATCACCAAGTGCCAATTATTCATGTAGCTGGAACTAACGGTAAAGGTTCTGTTTGTGCTTACCTGTCTGCGGTACTTACTGAGGCTGGTTATAAAACCGGACGCTACACATCTCCCCATTTAATAGATTGGACAGAAAGAATCTGTATTAATGAATATCCAATTGATAGTAATAACCTGTGTGAATTAATACTACAAGTTCAAGCAGCCATTAATCCAGAAGAAGAATCACCTACTCAATTTGAAGTCATTACCGCTGCGGCTTGGTTATATTTTGCCCAGCAAAAAGTTGATATTGCCGTGATAGAAGTAGGATTAGGGGGGCGTTTAGATGCTACTAATGTCTGCAATAATCCTTTGGTTACAGTCATTACTTCTATTAGTCGAGAACATTGGCAACAACTTGGACCAACTGTAGCCCATATTGCCAGAGAAAAAGCCGGAATTATTAAACCGGGATGTCCTGTGGTGGTGGGTTCATTGCCAGAAGCTGCGGAAAATGTTGTAAAATCGCGGATTCTAGAGTTAGAATGCCCAATTTTTACCCCACAACCATCTGATCAAATTAATCAAAACTGGGCAGAATATCAAAAAATATCAAGTCCAGAAACAATCAAATATCCCTTACCATTACAGGGAAAAATTCAATTACATAACTCAGCTTTAGCTTTAGCTGCTTTGGAAATATTGCAAACACAAAATTGGCAAATTTCTGAGAAAGCTATGATTAATGGTATGGCTAAAACCAAGTGGCCAGGGAGAATGCAATGGACAACATGGAAAAGCCATAAACTCCTCATTGACGGCGCACACAACCCAGCCTCAGCCACAGTTTTACGTGATTATGTAGATACTCTCAATATCAAAAATATAACTTGGGTAATGGGAATGCTGGCAACTAAAGATCATGGTGAGATTTTTCAGGAACTTCTCAAAGCAGGAGATAAATTATATTTAGTTCCAGTACCTGATAGCAATTCAGCAGATTTAACAGCATTAACTAAGTTGGCAACATCAATTTGTCCAGATTTGAAATTTTGTCATATATATCAAGATGTATTTTCAGCTTTAGAGACTGCTTTTAGTGCTACAGATAATCAAGTTGTTTTATGTGGTTCTTTGTATTTAATTGGTCATTTTTTAGCATCTTTGTCTGATAGCGCGCTATCAGACAAAATAAATCATCCTGAAAATCCCGATTTGTGA
- a CDS encoding ABC transporter substrate-binding protein: MIRLQKFKQLFCLALLGLFTSWIVSCSTSNVNNNPKPAAAGVATIEFWTMQLQPQFTDYFQGLIKTFESQNPSIKVKWVDIPWSAMENKILTAVSAKTPPDVVNLNPDFASQLAGKNAWLDLDAKVPSQVRSTYLPNIWQASSLNGKSFGIPWYLTTRLTIYNTDLLKQGGMTKPPATYAELGQAAQQIKDKTGKYAIFATFVPQDSGEVLESLVQMGVTLVNAEGKAGFNTPQGKAAFQYWVDLYKKGLLPKESLTQGHRHAIDLYQSGETAFLASGPEFLKTIANNAPKVAQASAIAPQITGDTGKKNVAVMNIVIPRDSKYPDQAVKFALFVTNDENQLAFAKAANVLPSTVKALSDTYFQEVPANATSAEKGRVISAAQLKQAEVLTPKLKDSKLLQKSIYENLQAAMLGQKTVDKAVEDAAQQWDNR, translated from the coding sequence ATGATTCGATTGCAAAAATTTAAACAACTGTTTTGTTTAGCATTACTAGGCTTATTTACTAGCTGGATTGTTAGTTGTAGCACAAGCAATGTTAATAATAATCCCAAACCTGCGGCTGCTGGGGTTGCCACCATTGAGTTTTGGACAATGCAACTCCAACCGCAATTTACCGACTATTTCCAAGGTCTGATTAAGACATTTGAATCACAAAACCCAAGTATCAAAGTTAAATGGGTAGACATACCTTGGTCAGCGATGGAGAACAAGATTCTAACAGCAGTCTCAGCAAAAACGCCACCAGATGTTGTTAACCTTAATCCTGACTTTGCTTCCCAATTAGCAGGTAAAAATGCTTGGTTAGATTTAGATGCTAAAGTTCCTAGTCAAGTCCGTTCTACCTATTTACCAAATATCTGGCAAGCAAGTAGCCTCAATGGTAAGAGTTTTGGGATTCCTTGGTATCTCACCACGCGACTAACTATTTATAACACCGATTTGTTAAAACAAGGGGGTATGACAAAACCTCCTGCCACTTATGCAGAATTAGGGCAAGCAGCACAACAAATTAAGGATAAAACTGGTAAGTATGCAATATTCGCTACTTTTGTCCCCCAGGACTCTGGTGAGGTGCTGGAATCTTTGGTACAAATGGGTGTCACCCTTGTTAATGCTGAAGGTAAAGCCGGTTTTAATACCCCGCAAGGAAAAGCTGCTTTTCAATATTGGGTAGATTTGTATAAAAAAGGTTTGTTGCCCAAGGAGTCTTTAACTCAAGGACATCGTCATGCTATAGATTTATACCAGTCTGGAGAAACAGCTTTTTTAGCATCTGGTCCTGAATTTCTGAAAACTATTGCCAATAATGCTCCCAAGGTTGCCCAAGCTTCGGCAATTGCGCCACAAATTACGGGTGATACGGGTAAGAAAAATGTCGCCGTGATGAATATAGTTATTCCTCGTGATAGTAAATATCCTGATCAGGCTGTTAAGTTTGCTTTATTTGTTACAAATGATGAAAACCAATTAGCCTTTGCTAAAGCTGCTAATGTTCTACCTTCTACAGTTAAGGCATTGTCTGATACTTATTTCCAGGAAGTTCCTGCTAATGCTACATCGGCGGAAAAGGGGCGGGTGATTAGTGCGGCACAATTAAAACAAGCGGAGGTATTAACCCCCAAACTCAAAGATTCTAAACTTTTGCAAAAATCAATTTACGAAAATTTACAAGCGGCAATGTTAGGACAAAAAACAGTAGATAAAGCTGTGGAAGATGCCGCCCAGCAGTGGGATAATCGGTAA
- the map gene encoding type I methionyl aminopeptidase, with translation MNIFTNLLSQPAQPKPEKQQRRGIEIKSAREIEIMRQSAKIVATVLKEISELVQPGMTTADLDAYAEKRIREMDATPSFKGYHGFPASICSSINHEVVHGIPSHKKVIRAGDVLKVDTGAYYQGFHGDSCITIAVGSVTSEAARLIKIAEESLYKGIEQVKAGVHLTEIAGAIEDHVKANGFTVVEQFTGHGVGRNLHEEPAVFNYRTREIPNVKLRSGMTLAIEPILNAGSKNTRILADRWTAVTVDNALSAQFEHTVLVTDSGYEILTDRTHL, from the coding sequence ATGAATATTTTCACCAACCTACTTTCGCAACCAGCACAGCCAAAACCTGAAAAACAACAACGCCGAGGGATTGAAATTAAATCAGCCCGTGAAATCGAAATTATGCGGCAATCGGCGAAGATTGTGGCAACTGTTCTTAAAGAAATTTCTGAGTTAGTGCAACCAGGAATGACAACGGCTGATTTAGATGCTTATGCGGAAAAACGCATCCGCGAAATGGATGCAACTCCTAGCTTTAAAGGATATCATGGGTTTCCCGCTTCCATCTGCTCTAGCATTAATCATGAAGTTGTCCATGGAATTCCTAGCCATAAAAAGGTAATTCGGGCAGGTGATGTATTAAAAGTTGATACAGGTGCTTATTATCAAGGTTTTCATGGTGATTCCTGTATTACTATCGCTGTGGGTAGTGTGACGAGTGAAGCCGCAAGACTGATTAAAATAGCCGAGGAATCTCTATATAAAGGGATTGAACAAGTAAAAGCTGGTGTCCATTTAACGGAGATTGCCGGTGCAATTGAAGATCATGTCAAAGCCAATGGATTTACAGTGGTGGAACAATTTACTGGTCATGGTGTGGGTAGAAATTTACACGAAGAACCAGCGGTTTTTAACTATCGGACTCGTGAGATACCAAATGTGAAATTGCGTTCAGGAATGACTTTAGCAATTGAACCAATTTTAAATGCTGGTTCTAAGAATACCCGAATTTTAGCTGATAGATGGACTGCGGTAACAGTTGATAATGCTTTATCTGCTCAATTTGAGCATACTGTATTAGTTACAGATAGTGGGTATGAAATTTTGACTGATAGAACTCATCTTTAA
- a CDS encoding VOC family protein, with protein MHHASIRTANIHLAIAFYEQLGFKVGDRFTTGYTLACWMEGLGTRIELIQIPQPKPAPDAFNDEHYVGYYHLAFDVTQITSDLPTWLESLRIRLATIEYLPPLKILLEPTQQQIGDNILEVAFIADFDGLPLEFLRFLHKST; from the coding sequence ATGCACCATGCTTCTATTAGAACGGCAAATATCCATTTAGCGATCGCTTTTTATGAGCAGCTAGGGTTTAAGGTGGGCGATCGCTTCACTACCGGTTATACTCTAGCTTGCTGGATGGAAGGTTTAGGGACTCGAATTGAACTCATCCAAATTCCCCAACCCAAACCAGCCCCAGATGCTTTTAATGATGAGCATTATGTAGGCTATTATCATCTGGCGTTTGATGTGACACAGATTACATCAGATTTACCAACTTGGTTGGAAAGTTTAAGAATACGGTTAGCAACAATAGAATATTTACCACCCCTGAAAATTCTTTTAGAACCTACACAGCAGCAAATTGGCGATAACATTTTAGAAGTTGCGTTTATCGCTGATTTTGACGGGTTGCCTCTGGAATTTTTGCGGTTTTTGCATAAATCAACTTGA
- a CDS encoding photosystem II protein Y — protein sequence MDLDNRVLIVLAPVAIAAGWAAFNIGAAAIRQIQNFLSKEA from the coding sequence ATGGACCTTGATAATCGTGTATTAATTGTTTTAGCACCTGTAGCGATCGCTGCTGGTTGGGCTGCTTTCAATATCGGTGCTGCTGCTATCAGACAAATACAAAACTTTTTGAGCAAAGAAGCGTAA